From Sulfuracidifex tepidarius, one genomic window encodes:
- a CDS encoding HAD family hydrolase: protein MIEAVIFDLDGTLANTAMLHKKAWEIALKEMGEKPSFDITVLLGRKTLDIAKILVGEDKAETLASIKTDVYNTLVKEEAKPTECAREVVEGFKRSGTKVSVVTSSKRVSAEKVLDIISISPHFLVTNDDVEKGKPHPEPVIKALKSLGVSPDLSIGVGDTSYDILAYNAAGLSTSYLLKGEVPVDPSSLKGLKFTEISSLCQLLHVSKGI, encoded by the coding sequence ATGATCGAAGCAGTGATCTTCGACTTAGATGGAACATTAGCCAACACAGCGATGCTTCACAAGAAAGCATGGGAGATCGCATTGAAGGAAATGGGTGAAAAACCTTCTTTTGACATAACTGTTTTACTGGGAAGGAAAACTCTTGATATAGCTAAGATACTAGTAGGAGAAGATAAAGCGGAGACCCTCGCTTCCATTAAGACAGATGTATATAACACCTTGGTTAAGGAAGAAGCTAAACCGACGGAGTGCGCAAGAGAAGTCGTGGAGGGCTTTAAGCGTTCAGGCACAAAGGTTTCAGTGGTGACTTCTTCCAAGAGAGTATCGGCAGAGAAAGTACTTGACATCATAAGTATTTCCCCACACTTCTTGGTCACTAATGACGATGTGGAGAAAGGGAAGCCTCATCCAGAACCAGTTATCAAGGCCCTGAAGAGTCTAGGTGTGAGCCCTGATCTAAGCATAGGAGTAGGCGACACTAGCTATGATATTTTAGCTTACAACGCTGCAGGGCTTTCCACTTCCTACCTCTTAAAAGGAGAAGTCCCCGTAGACCCTTCATCCTTAAAAGGGCTCAAGTTCACTGAAATATCCTCACTTTGTCAATTACTTCATGTTTCGAAAGGTATTTAA
- a CDS encoding amylo-alpha-1,6-glucosidase yields MILPDDCEDKEWVIPTRTGGYSSSTVCGVNSRTYHGFLVVPQNPPHFRFLVLSKFEDFLRLGKEEVPLNTNHYMGGFYPDGYKFITRFERGRNYVRWYYEYGTVDIEKTLVVNQLYNAVDVIYKSTRGTFKVCPLLTYRSHHLTWKNRQGFFMMETQDNKINVLFENKKILTMEVEGDNRIEPTGYWYYNFMYKLDKENGSNYQEDLYNPFCVYSTSNQLVIHAYSGEKPNSPPSFKVMHRDPVRLLGESSLDFLVKGDKGWALIAGYHWFDEWGRDTFVSMEGALLMNGGAREASDIIKRYFLDEEKGMLPNNYIDYNGEPIYRGVDVSLWGINAVYRYYTYTHDKDLVKQVFENMQDVIEWYTKGNGIVYNKEGLIFHRGAPRTWMDAQYDGVVVTPREGAAVEVNALWYNALMEMNFLSKVLGEGDDRFVEGAERTKKSFLSSFLGENYLHDMIDWDGRPDRSLRPNQILAVSLPFPLVEGEKARKVVRAVEDSLFRPYGLSSLSRSSPDYKPVYKGDRASRDNAYHNGPIWPWLLGSFIDAKIRMEDNQIMLKLLIDQLRPLLSLAERNGGYLPEIFDDVPPYKPRGCIAQAWSNAEVYRGITKLINL; encoded by the coding sequence ATGATCCTCCCAGACGACTGTGAAGACAAGGAATGGGTCATTCCGACCAGGACGGGAGGCTATTCCTCCTCCACTGTCTGTGGGGTCAACTCCAGGACGTACCACGGCTTCCTAGTTGTACCGCAGAACCCTCCTCACTTCAGGTTTCTAGTCCTGTCTAAGTTCGAGGACTTCTTGAGGCTAGGAAAGGAGGAAGTGCCCCTGAACACTAATCACTACATGGGAGGATTCTATCCGGACGGTTACAAGTTCATTACCAGATTTGAGAGGGGAAGGAACTACGTCAGGTGGTACTACGAGTATGGTACGGTTGACATTGAGAAGACCTTGGTCGTGAACCAGCTATACAACGCAGTGGACGTCATTTACAAGTCAACCAGGGGCACCTTCAAGGTATGTCCCCTCCTGACGTACAGGAGCCATCACCTGACGTGGAAGAACAGACAAGGTTTCTTCATGATGGAAACTCAGGACAACAAGATAAACGTCCTCTTTGAGAACAAGAAAATCCTGACCATGGAGGTAGAAGGGGACAACAGGATAGAGCCCACAGGGTATTGGTACTACAACTTCATGTATAAGCTAGACAAGGAAAACGGCTCGAACTATCAGGAGGACCTTTACAACCCTTTCTGTGTTTACTCTACCTCAAACCAGCTGGTCATCCACGCTTACAGCGGCGAGAAGCCGAATTCCCCACCATCTTTTAAGGTAATGCACAGAGACCCCGTGAGGTTGTTGGGGGAATCTTCTTTGGATTTCCTAGTAAAGGGAGACAAAGGATGGGCTTTGATAGCCGGCTATCACTGGTTCGATGAGTGGGGAAGGGACACTTTCGTATCCATGGAGGGAGCACTCCTAATGAACGGGGGGGCCAGGGAAGCTTCGGACATAATAAAGAGGTATTTCCTTGATGAGGAGAAAGGAATGTTGCCAAACAACTACATAGACTACAACGGAGAACCGATATACCGAGGAGTAGACGTCTCCCTGTGGGGGATCAACGCGGTCTACAGGTACTATACCTATACTCATGACAAGGATCTGGTGAAACAAGTGTTTGAAAACATGCAGGACGTGATCGAATGGTACACCAAGGGAAACGGAATAGTATACAACAAGGAAGGACTGATCTTCCATCGAGGTGCCCCGAGGACTTGGATGGACGCCCAGTATGACGGAGTTGTAGTGACCCCGAGAGAAGGCGCTGCGGTAGAAGTGAATGCTCTATGGTACAACGCGTTGATGGAGATGAACTTCCTCTCAAAGGTTTTAGGGGAAGGAGATGATAGATTCGTTGAGGGCGCTGAGAGGACTAAGAAGTCGTTCCTGTCCTCGTTTTTAGGGGAGAACTACCTTCATGACATGATAGACTGGGACGGTAGACCTGACAGATCGCTTAGACCCAACCAGATACTTGCAGTTTCATTACCTTTCCCTCTAGTCGAGGGGGAAAAAGCTAGAAAGGTAGTGAGGGCAGTGGAAGATTCTCTCTTCAGACCTTACGGGCTGAGTTCCCTCTCTAGAAGTTCACCGGATTACAAGCCAGTATACAAGGGAGATCGGGCCTCTAGGGACAACGCTTACCACAACGGTCCTATATGGCCTTGGTTGCTAGGGAGCTTCATAGATGCAAAAATAAGGATGGAGGACAACCAGATCATGTTGAAATTGCTCATTGACCAACTCAGACCACTCCTTTCCTTAGCGGAGAGAAACGGAGGTTATCTACCAGAGATCTTCGATGATGTACCACCTTACAAGCCTAGAGGATGCATAGCACAAGCGTGGAGCAACGCAGAGGTGTATAGGGGTATAACTAAGTTGATCAACCTTTAG
- a CDS encoding FecCD family ABC transporter permease produces the protein MYHYRYFEVVVLLSLLDVVSFFLSLVFGAVYIPPSLFSSHPYSFIVYSIRFPTAISTASIGADLSLTGLILQMILRNPVMDPYVTGTASGAGFGAVLTYALLAFNFPLFLVQGISPFLAFIFSMVATAMTLVIGRKGDTYSLVIGGVVVSYFFSALIILSESVISRITPEVPPLLFFLFGEIDDVSWTETAILFNVTLALGYLCYIIGRKIDVLSLSDEISFSKSINPGRYRLLIIVLVSAVVSVDVSVGGIIGFLGIISPHIMRGVLGGRSTVSMVVPVSLLGSSVLLLSNVISRGALGFTLPLTAVTSLIAVPVITSILRRHPNVD, from the coding sequence ATGTATCATTACCGATATTTTGAGGTGGTAGTCCTCCTCTCCTTGTTGGACGTAGTTTCGTTCTTCCTTTCACTTGTGTTCGGCGCAGTCTACATACCTCCTTCTCTCTTTTCCTCTCATCCGTACTCCTTCATTGTCTACTCCATAAGGTTCCCCACGGCGATCTCTACAGCGTCAATAGGGGCTGACTTGTCCCTCACCGGGCTTATACTCCAAATGATCCTGAGGAACCCGGTCATGGACCCTTACGTTACCGGCACGGCTTCAGGAGCGGGTTTCGGAGCCGTCTTGACTTACGCCCTCTTAGCTTTCAATTTTCCCCTATTTCTGGTCCAAGGGATTTCGCCTTTCCTTGCCTTCATCTTCTCCATGGTAGCTACAGCTATGACGCTGGTAATAGGAAGGAAAGGAGATACGTACTCCCTTGTAATTGGGGGAGTGGTAGTCTCGTATTTCTTCTCTGCGCTGATCATATTATCTGAGTCAGTCATTTCAAGGATCACACCAGAGGTTCCTCCCCTGCTCTTCTTTCTCTTCGGCGAAATAGACGACGTGAGCTGGACCGAGACCGCCATTCTCTTCAATGTTACCTTGGCGCTCGGGTACCTTTGCTACATCATCGGTAGAAAAATAGATGTCCTGTCTCTGAGCGACGAAATATCTTTTAGCAAGAGTATAAACCCCGGAAGATACAGACTCCTGATCATAGTCCTTGTGAGTGCTGTGGTCAGCGTCGACGTGTCAGTAGGAGGAATAATAGGTTTCCTGGGAATAATAAGCCCGCACATAATGAGGGGTGTTCTAGGAGGGAGATCCACGGTGAGCATGGTGGTTCCAGTCTCATTGCTGGGCAGTTCTGTTCTCTTGCTCTCTAACGTGATATCCAGAGGTGCCCTAGGGTTCACACTTCCCTTGACTGCGGTCACTTCCCTCATTGCTGTACCCGTGATAACCTCAATCTTGAGGCGACACCCGAATGTTGATTAA
- a CDS encoding twin-arginine translocase TatA/TatE family subunit yields the protein MLGNLDDMLVVVIVGILLLGGLKNPHKVAKDVGKTINEMKNVQRQFSDELKREIDESLQDDPQPSSVEELEKKIRELQNELERLKNGDNKA from the coding sequence TTGCTAGGAAACCTAGATGATATGTTGGTAGTGGTAATAGTAGGGATACTTCTGTTAGGAGGGTTAAAGAACCCCCATAAGGTAGCTAAAGACGTCGGGAAGACCATAAACGAGATGAAGAACGTGCAGAGGCAATTCTCGGATGAGTTAAAGAGGGAAATAGATGAGTCCTTGCAAGATGACCCCCAGCCCTCCAGCGTTGAGGAGCTGGAGAAGAAAATAAGAGAGCTTCAGAACGAGCTCGAGAGGTTAAAGAATGGCGACAACAAAGCCTGA
- a CDS encoding ABC transporter substrate-binding protein produces the protein MDYRVVAGIALLVVGIGFTLGAFELSSSHVEIGSKSQGSYYPLTVVDGLGQTITVSSYPSRIVSVAPSDTQILVSLGLGKNIVGVDFYSAELLEELNESSQIQNAHVITGVYPLNVTGIVVLNPSIVVADAGLEGSYYNQMKDANLTVFYTHGDLDVNFHEIENDVMMTATVFDRVNEGNQLVSWMNQKIGEFSSSSDIGSVAYVLWICPDFSFYTVGGNTFISNVMAHAGGTNVFSSQSGYPLDHVSQLIESDPDVVVFTEMYNVSYTESLIHEMEQEYPALHNVTAFKEGRIYILDQGLPVSIMNEPAPLSVYGISIVHEIMEDKAPHVINQSWVEDDLNVSLPIF, from the coding sequence ATGGACTACAGAGTTGTTGCGGGGATAGCGTTGCTCGTGGTAGGGATAGGGTTCACTCTCGGTGCTTTCGAACTTTCCTCTTCCCATGTCGAGATAGGAAGCAAGTCTCAGGGGAGCTATTATCCCTTGACTGTGGTGGACGGGCTGGGTCAGACCATCACGGTGAGCTCGTATCCTTCTAGAATAGTGAGCGTTGCTCCCAGCGACACCCAAATCCTGGTCTCCCTTGGATTGGGTAAGAACATAGTCGGAGTAGACTTCTACTCCGCTGAGCTTTTAGAAGAACTGAACGAGAGCTCTCAGATCCAGAACGCCCACGTCATAACTGGGGTTTATCCACTGAATGTGACGGGAATAGTGGTCTTAAACCCTTCCATCGTGGTAGCTGACGCGGGACTTGAGGGATCGTATTATAACCAAATGAAGGACGCTAACCTGACTGTCTTCTACACGCACGGAGATCTGGACGTGAACTTCCATGAGATAGAGAACGACGTCATGATGACTGCCACGGTGTTCGACAGAGTGAATGAAGGAAATCAACTGGTATCGTGGATGAACCAAAAGATAGGGGAATTCTCTTCCTCGAGTGACATTGGAAGCGTTGCCTATGTACTTTGGATCTGCCCTGATTTCTCTTTCTATACAGTAGGAGGAAACACGTTCATATCCAACGTTATGGCTCACGCAGGAGGGACTAACGTGTTCTCCTCTCAGAGCGGTTATCCTCTAGATCATGTGTCCCAGTTGATAGAGAGCGACCCTGACGTGGTAGTTTTCACAGAAATGTACAACGTAAGCTACACCGAGAGCTTAATTCACGAAATGGAGCAGGAATATCCCGCCCTACATAATGTGACGGCGTTCAAGGAAGGTAGAATTTACATCTTGGATCAAGGACTTCCTGTCTCGATCATGAACGAACCTGCACCGCTCTCAGTGTACGGCATATCGATCGTTCACGAGATAATGGAAGACAAAGCCCCCCATGTGATAAACCAGTCTTGGGTCGAGGATGATCTGAATGTATCATTACCGATATTTTGA
- a CDS encoding amidohydrolase family protein encodes MMKVKNARLLDGRKVEVGIEDGRITCLKESCEGDNESIDAEGGLVIPPFFNMHFHLDSVFSGNENMSGTLWEGIERWREIKGKLSEQEVEERASVALKLMLAYGTLWVRSHVDVTEKSFKLVRGLKRVRDKFRGVVDLQLTAFPQDGIFTDRGNDEYLRRAMEEGVDNVGMIPHAELTREDGVRSVEFAFSLAREMGKDVDGHVDETDDPNSRFLEVVVKNTLTNGWEGRVTAGHVTAMHSWDQNYTRKLLSMVAKAGVTVVPNPLINVMLQGRMDGYPKRRGVAPIRLMTSMGVNVALGQDCMIDPWYPLGNGNMLQPLFMAVHMDQMSIEEIKRSLNLITYNAARAWRLQYGLEEGKPANLLVMGVDNVEDVLRFMEPPRYVIRDGRVVARDGNMVNVNGWEKVRRRP; translated from the coding sequence ATCATGAAGGTAAAAAACGCCAGGCTCTTGGACGGTAGAAAGGTAGAGGTGGGAATAGAGGATGGAAGGATAACTTGTCTAAAGGAGAGTTGTGAGGGGGACAATGAAAGTATTGACGCTGAAGGAGGTCTTGTGATTCCTCCCTTCTTTAACATGCATTTCCACTTGGACAGCGTGTTTTCAGGCAACGAGAACATGAGCGGTACACTCTGGGAAGGAATAGAGAGGTGGAGGGAAATCAAGGGGAAACTAAGCGAACAGGAAGTTGAGGAGAGGGCTAGTGTAGCGCTGAAGCTGATGCTAGCTTACGGCACATTATGGGTCAGGTCTCACGTGGACGTAACTGAGAAGTCGTTCAAGTTGGTGAGGGGCCTGAAGAGGGTAAGGGACAAGTTCAGAGGGGTTGTTGACCTCCAGCTCACGGCTTTCCCACAGGACGGAATATTCACAGACAGGGGAAACGACGAATACCTAAGAAGGGCCATGGAAGAGGGCGTAGACAACGTCGGGATGATACCTCATGCAGAGCTCACCAGAGAGGACGGAGTACGCTCGGTGGAGTTCGCGTTCTCCTTAGCGAGGGAAATGGGCAAGGACGTGGACGGCCACGTGGACGAGACCGACGACCCGAACTCGAGGTTCCTTGAAGTCGTAGTGAAGAACACCTTGACTAACGGTTGGGAGGGGAGGGTAACTGCTGGTCATGTCACTGCAATGCACAGCTGGGATCAGAACTACACCAGGAAGCTCCTGTCAATGGTAGCTAAGGCCGGAGTGACCGTAGTTCCGAATCCCCTCATAAACGTGATGTTGCAGGGAAGGATGGACGGTTATCCCAAGAGGAGAGGCGTAGCGCCTATAAGGCTCATGACTTCCATGGGAGTCAACGTAGCATTAGGACAGGACTGCATGATAGACCCTTGGTATCCACTAGGGAATGGGAACATGCTCCAGCCCCTCTTCATGGCTGTTCACATGGATCAAATGAGCATCGAGGAGATAAAGCGTAGCTTGAACCTGATAACTTACAATGCAGCAAGGGCATGGAGGCTCCAGTACGGTTTGGAAGAAGGGAAACCAGCTAACCTGCTGGTCATGGGAGTTGACAACGTTGAGGACGTCCTCAGGTTCATGGAACCCCCTAGGTATGTGATCAGAGATGGGAGAGTGGTAGCTAGGGATGGGAATATGGTTAACGTAAACGGGTGGGAGAAGGTGAGAAGAAGGCCTTAG
- the tatC gene encoding twin-arginine translocase subunit TatC, with protein MATTKPEEKQKETPLLDHLRELMYRIRRIAVSLVVAFSIFFAFGIREVTWNGYTFPVLYPDIFDSLSVQMTRLFIYDELPKSIKLLVINPFDPIFSSIYISLFLATFFAMPIIVREIWAFVSPGLYEREKKVIKWFLLPAFLLFGAGASFAYLVIIPFMLKFIILYVNQFGGAVAPTLGLRAFVNIIMTMLFVTGIAFEFPLVMDVLTYIGAVKASTWKKNWRWGILGSFIIAWIISPGTTGGVVETIIGIILSSLYVVGISGAYFIESRQRNKIQKEMRKLENTQRREE; from the coding sequence ATGGCGACAACAAAGCCTGAGGAAAAGCAGAAGGAAACTCCCCTTTTAGACCACCTTAGGGAATTAATGTATCGCATAAGGAGAATAGCAGTCTCTTTAGTTGTTGCTTTCTCTATATTTTTCGCCTTCGGGATAAGGGAGGTAACTTGGAACGGATACACGTTTCCCGTCCTTTATCCTGACATTTTCGATAGCCTCTCCGTACAGATGACGAGGCTCTTCATTTACGACGAACTTCCTAAAAGCATAAAGTTACTTGTAATAAATCCCTTCGATCCCATATTTTCGTCGATTTACATATCCCTTTTCTTGGCCACATTCTTTGCAATGCCCATAATAGTGAGGGAAATCTGGGCTTTCGTTTCCCCTGGTCTATACGAAAGAGAGAAGAAAGTGATAAAATGGTTCCTCTTGCCTGCATTCCTGCTCTTCGGCGCAGGAGCTTCATTCGCGTATTTAGTTATAATTCCGTTCATGCTGAAGTTCATAATCCTTTACGTTAATCAGTTCGGAGGTGCGGTAGCCCCTACGTTAGGACTTAGAGCATTCGTGAACATAATCATGACAATGCTTTTCGTGACAGGTATAGCATTCGAGTTTCCTCTAGTAATGGACGTTCTGACCTATATAGGTGCAGTCAAGGCTTCTACGTGGAAGAAGAACTGGAGATGGGGAATACTGGGTTCTTTCATAATCGCGTGGATAATATCTCCTGGTACTACTGGAGGAGTAGTTGAGACTATCATAGGTATAATACTTTCAAGTCTATATGTAGTTGGAATCTCTGGAGCCTACTTCATAGAGAGCAGGCAGAGAAACAAGATCCAGAAAGAGATGAGAAAGTTAGAGAACACTCAGAGAAGAGAAGAATGA
- a CDS encoding DUF3834 domain-containing protein, which yields MKISAPFAGPISFPLLVARDRGLLRGYELSNSCQDNKLGEVVLDSITNIWRIEDEYEVRSGVFIKMYSMIGRKESNVVYTVRKGTLADYNARLYALQHGKEVVNLTPNEVVKKAEEGFMGIVGNEVKVGESLEEEFMREGILAPSCLMAFKTDDPDVLRIYDDGIRIINEEPILASSIISRESGYYDEETMRRIISLYHHRRTEDRNELMKAISIYSKVEQNVSKIKVGNT from the coding sequence ATGAAAATATCAGCTCCTTTCGCAGGACCAATATCCTTTCCTTTACTCGTCGCTAGAGACAGGGGATTGCTCAGGGGGTACGAACTATCTAACTCTTGTCAAGACAACAAGCTCGGTGAGGTAGTGCTAGACTCAATCACCAACATCTGGAGGATCGAAGACGAATACGAAGTGAGGTCAGGCGTATTCATAAAGATGTACTCGATGATAGGAAGGAAGGAGTCCAACGTGGTTTATACTGTGAGGAAGGGTACGTTAGCTGACTACAACGCTAGGCTTTACGCCTTACAACACGGGAAGGAAGTAGTGAACTTAACGCCTAATGAGGTAGTTAAAAAGGCTGAGGAGGGCTTCATGGGGATAGTAGGAAACGAGGTGAAAGTAGGAGAATCCCTGGAGGAAGAGTTCATGAGAGAAGGAATTTTAGCTCCGTCCTGTTTGATGGCGTTCAAGACAGACGACCCAGACGTGTTGAGGATTTACGATGACGGAATAAGGATAATAAACGAAGAACCTATTCTAGCCTCTTCGATAATATCAAGGGAGTCTGGTTATTATGACGAGGAGACAATGAGGAGGATAATCTCGCTTTATCACCATAGAAGAACCGAGGACAGGAATGAGCTGATGAAAGCTATCTCGATCTACTCCAAAGTTGAGCAGAACGTGAGCAAAATAAAGGTGGGTAACACATAA
- a CDS encoding sugar porter family MFS transporter produces MAQPKERDVIIEKLDSHSTTSIYWSLTILATIGGFLFGYDTSNIGSALDLMKSVFPGLSSPLVEGYLVAGASLGAAVGAIIAGPVTDKFGRKSMLIADAAIYAIGAIVSAFTVNVPMILVARTFIGLAIGADSGIATAYIAEYAPKSRRGSLSILQQWMITIGILSAYLVGLATLYILPSYAFSLDWRIMLGVAAIPALIGLAFRFRMPESPRWLIENGKFSKLKSDLSKLGIEVSEDDLKGIKLPKKGKITPGIKRALLIAGLFMVFQQITGINIPFYYGPTILSKYFSASGEVSTIEVGIMATTVLAIINVAATYIGFKYIDSYGRKSIARLGYAGMAVFMILGIASFILTSGIIKTVGLMVAFSGFIIFFAFGVGGTGWLIQGEYFPTEVRGRMAATVAFIDWIANFAITEIFPVMDSSVGLGVSMGIFALLSIVAVVFVMTSVPETKGLSVEEIAEMFEKKASS; encoded by the coding sequence ATGGCTCAACCTAAGGAAAGGGATGTAATAATAGAGAAATTGGACTCTCATTCAACAACTTCGATTTACTGGTCCCTGACCATCCTTGCCACAATAGGCGGGTTCCTGTTCGGATATGACACGTCTAACATAGGTTCAGCTCTAGACCTAATGAAGAGCGTGTTTCCAGGTCTATCGTCACCTTTGGTAGAGGGGTACTTAGTTGCCGGAGCTTCTCTCGGTGCAGCTGTAGGTGCCATCATAGCAGGCCCCGTGACAGATAAGTTCGGAAGGAAGTCAATGTTGATAGCTGACGCTGCAATCTATGCAATAGGTGCCATAGTTTCAGCGTTCACGGTGAACGTGCCTATGATCCTTGTAGCTAGGACCTTCATAGGGTTAGCAATCGGAGCTGACTCCGGAATAGCTACAGCTTACATTGCTGAGTATGCTCCCAAATCGAGGAGAGGTTCTCTTTCCATTTTACAACAATGGATGATAACGATAGGGATACTGTCAGCTTACCTCGTCGGCCTTGCGACTCTTTACATCCTGCCTTCTTATGCGTTCTCCCTGGACTGGAGGATAATGCTCGGGGTCGCCGCTATCCCAGCGCTGATAGGCTTAGCTTTCAGGTTCAGAATGCCCGAGTCGCCGAGGTGGCTGATAGAGAATGGTAAGTTCTCGAAGCTCAAGAGCGACTTGTCTAAGTTGGGAATAGAGGTAAGTGAAGACGACTTGAAAGGGATAAAGCTCCCTAAGAAGGGGAAGATAACTCCTGGAATAAAGAGAGCCCTTCTGATAGCTGGGCTTTTCATGGTATTTCAACAGATAACCGGCATAAACATCCCGTTCTACTACGGACCTACTATCCTGTCCAAGTACTTCTCTGCTTCAGGCGAGGTTTCTACAATAGAGGTTGGAATAATGGCAACGACAGTACTTGCAATAATTAACGTAGCTGCTACTTACATAGGTTTCAAATACATCGATTCTTACGGAAGGAAATCCATTGCTAGACTCGGATACGCGGGAATGGCAGTCTTCATGATCCTCGGAATTGCCTCGTTCATCTTGACCTCTGGCATAATTAAGACAGTTGGACTAATGGTTGCGTTCTCAGGTTTCATAATCTTCTTCGCCTTCGGTGTAGGAGGTACGGGGTGGCTAATTCAGGGAGAGTACTTCCCAACTGAGGTCAGAGGGAGAATGGCAGCGACTGTAGCCTTCATAGATTGGATAGCAAACTTCGCTATAACCGAGATATTCCCTGTCATGGACTCGAGCGTGGGACTTGGAGTGAGCATGGGTATATTTGCACTGTTGTCGATAGTCGCCGTAGTCTTCGTCATGACGTCAGTACCTGAAACTAAGGGTTTGTCGGTGGAGGAGATAGCTGAGATGTTTGAGAAGAAAGCCAGTAGCTAG
- a CDS encoding twin-arginine translocase TatA/TatE family subunit, whose product MFDAFAPTNLLIIAVVAALVLFGSTKIPEFFRSLGKAAGEFKKGKLESEIEAEEIAKQAKQNGYNVQTDPSKEDLEKQIKQLQDQLDQLKKNQKQ is encoded by the coding sequence ATGTTCGATGCATTTGCACCAACAAATCTTCTCATAATAGCAGTAGTGGCAGCTCTTGTTCTGTTCGGCTCTACCAAGATCCCCGAGTTCTTCAGGTCTCTAGGTAAAGCTGCAGGGGAATTCAAGAAGGGTAAGTTGGAATCCGAGATAGAAGCAGAAGAGATAGCTAAGCAAGCAAAGCAAAACGGTTACAACGTACAGACTGATCCTTCTAAGGAAGATTTAGAGAAGCAAATAAAGCAATTACAAGACCAGTTAGATCAGCTGAAGAAGAACCAGAAACAGTGA
- a CDS encoding ABC transporter ATP-binding protein, with protein MLIKGLSTQIHGKVILSDVTVNFMKGLNVILGPNGSGKTTLLRTIIGMIDPVMGEITLDEGEIGYSPAEFFPAPMRVIDVMRSGTSVRDSIYLSYLQELGMDEYREREFSTLSSGEKRMVLVAKALAEGNSVLMDEPLSNLDARNYVRLVKAMRKFSKTKTIIVTSHDVELATVADHVVLMKNGMVFKEGDPSSALTEETLSTLYDVKMRRVKVGERIIFVKDISNI; from the coding sequence ATGTTGATTAAAGGACTGTCAACTCAAATCCACGGAAAAGTTATCCTGAGTGATGTTACAGTGAACTTCATGAAAGGGCTCAACGTGATTCTCGGACCCAACGGGTCTGGCAAGACGACGCTTTTACGTACCATCATAGGAATGATAGATCCAGTCATGGGAGAGATCACCCTCGACGAAGGAGAGATCGGCTATTCCCCGGCTGAGTTTTTCCCTGCTCCAATGAGGGTCATCGACGTCATGAGGTCGGGAACCAGTGTGAGAGATTCAATTTATCTATCTTACCTTCAGGAGTTAGGTATGGACGAGTACAGAGAGAGGGAGTTCTCCACTCTCAGCTCTGGAGAGAAGAGGATGGTCCTCGTTGCTAAAGCTCTAGCTGAGGGAAACTCAGTCCTGATGGATGAGCCTCTCTCGAACTTGGACGCTAGGAACTACGTTAGGCTAGTGAAAGCTATGAGGAAGTTCTCCAAGACCAAGACTATTATAGTTACCTCCCATGACGTTGAACTCGCGACTGTAGCAGACCATGTAGTCCTCATGAAGAATGGGATGGTCTTCAAGGAGGGTGACCCGTCATCTGCTTTGACTGAGGAAACTCTGTCGACGCTGTACGACGTGAAAATGAGGAGAGTCAAGGTAGGTGAAAGAATAATATTCGTCAAGGATATCTCTAATATATGA